CTTCCGCAAGGCAAAAGCTGAGAGCCTACTTCCGCAAGCTGAGGGAAGAAACCCGTAAAGATCTGGAACAGGGAGCGGAAAGCGCGGCGGAGCTTACGTTAAACGCGGAAGTCCTCGAGGAGTTAAAGCGTAAGCCTTCTCAAGATAAAAACCAAAAACAGGGCCAAGCCGTTCAGGGAAGGGTGCTCGTTGCCGGGCTCCGGGATATTCCCGTCAGGCTTTCCGGATGCTGTTCTCCCTTGCCCGGAGACCAGATCATAGGATTCGTCACACGCGGACGGGGAGTCTCCGTTCATAAGAAAAATTGTAATGTAGCGATGAAACAAAGAGAGGAAGAACAGCTTCGGATGATCTCCGTGGATTGGGATTACGGCCAAACCGAGCCCGTACCCGTTCGTGTGGAAGTCAAGGCCCGGGATCGTCAGGGAATTTATTTGGAAATGGTAAAAAGCATTTCCGGAACCCAGACGAATATTCTGGAAGCGGGAGCCTCCACCGTCCAAAAGGACACTCTTATGGCGAGATTTATGATCGAAGTCGAGCACTTGGATCAATTAAAGGAAATTCTCGGAAACCTGAAACGAATCCCCGACGTGGTATTTGCGCACAGGGTAAAATAGGTTTTCTAAGACCCGAAAAATCCCTCCAAAATTTCCGGATTGGGTTTGCCCGAAATGACCTTTTCGGAAATTCTTTTAGGACGAGGTGCACATTGAAACAGGAAAGGAAAGGCGGCAAAAAAATCCGGAATACGATCTTATTCTTGGCGGTCCTGGTTTGTATCGGTAGCCTTCTGGGCTGCGGGGAAAAAGAGGAATCCGACAACGGAACGGTAGTGAAGGACCAACCTTGGGAAGGTGCTCTCGGCTCCATTCCCGAGTCCCTGAGAACTCCGAATCCTATGGTTTCGTCTAACGCGAAGAAGGGCGGCACTTTGCGGATCTATAGCCACCAATTCCCGAAATCTCTCAATTATTATCTGGAACAGTTTTCCACCACTGCGGAAATTTTCCAGACCATGTACGAGCCCTTATTGGATTACCACCCGATCTCGTTGGAGCCGATTCCCCACTTGGCTAGTTCCTGGAAAATTTCTCCGGACAAGAAAAAGTTCACTTTCAAGATAGATAGAAACGCGAAATGGTCCGACGGGAAGCCGGTTACCGCAAAGGACGTGGTCTTTACCTACGACACCTTAATGAGCAAGGAAAATAACACCGCAGTTTTCAGGATCGGCCTCGCCCGTTTCGAGAAGCCGAAAGTGATCGGAGAATTCGAGGTCGAGTTCACTCAGAAGGAGATTCACTGGTCCAACTTCGAGACGGTCGCGCATTCCTTATTTATTCTTCCGGAGCACCATTTCCAGGGAAAAGACTTCAACAAGGAGAATTTCGAATTTCCCGTCGTTTCGGGGCCGTACGAACTTCTTTCCGCTAAGAAGGGAAGATACATTCGCCTGAAAAGACGAGGGGATTATTGGATGCGTGCTTATCCTTTTTATAAGGGCAGCGACAATTTCGACGTCTTGCTGTTCAAGGTATATACCGAGGAAGCCGTCGCTTTTCAAGCATTCAAAAAAGGGGATATAGATATTTATCCTGTATATAAGGCGTATACTTGGGTAAAAGAAGCCATAGGTGAAACCTTCGATAAGAATTATATAGTTAAGCAGAAGGTCTATAACGACAAGCCCATCGGTTTTCAAGGATGGGTATTTAATATGCGAAGACCTCCTTTCGACGATGTCAGAGTGCGTAAGGCGATAGCTCACCTCGTAGATCGCAAGCTCTTGGTCGAAAAACTCGCGTTCAACGAGTACGATCTTACCGATGCCTATTACACAGGAGTATGGCCTTCCAATACCTCTCCGAATCCTCCTATCGAATACGATCCGGCAAAAGCGCGCAAATTGTTATCCGACGCGGGCTGGAAACCCAATGCGAAGGGAATTTTGGAAAAGAACGGTAAGGAGTTCAAGTTTTCCATATTGGACCGAGACAAAGGAACCGAAAAATATTTCACGGTCTTTATCGAAAGGGCCAAGGAACTGGGCATACAAGCGGCGATCGATTTCACGGATCTTGCCGAATGGAGTTCCCGGATGGACAAATACGATTTCGATATGACTTGGGCGGCCTGGGGAGGCGGTCTGTTTCCGGATCCGGAACCGATGTGGTTCTCTGCTTATGCCGACGAGAACGGTCAAAATAATCTCGCGGGATTCAAAAGCCAGGAAGTGGATCAATTGATCCGAGAGCAAAAAACCGAGTTCGACGTCAAAAGACGCAGCGAGATTCTCAGAAAAATCGACAAGGCTCTGACCAAGGAGGTGCCGTACGTTCTCCTCTGGAATACCAAGTCGACACGATTGCTGTACTGGAACCGATTCGGTTCTCCGACAAATTCACTCGGAAAATACAGCGGGGAAAATGGAGCCAATCATTTGTGGTGGTTGGAGGAAAACAAGTTGGAACTTTTGACCGCGAGTAAGAAAACGAAAACCGCGCTTCCGGCTTATTCCCCTGTGCTGAAATATTCTCCGCTGAACTGAAACATGGCAAAGAAAGGAAGGTTCTCGGAATTCGGGGATGCGATTCGGAATTTTTGGAATTCCCCCGGAATCCCGAATTTCATAGAAATCCTGGAAAAGGGCCTTGATAAGGAACTTTTCTTTGATCCCGAAAAAGCAGGAGAGCGCATACCGCTCGAAGACCTTCCCGTAGATTTCCGGCTGAGACAGTCCGGTTTTTTGCGGAAGTTTTACGAGCGGGTTTTTCCGGTTTCCCATCTATTTCGCATAACGCATAGATACGAGAGGGAATTCCTGGACGGTTTCATGCCCTTGGCGGCGGAAAATTATATCGGTAGGGGTTCCTATAAATTCGTATACGCGCTTCCTTGGAACCAAGTCGTGAAAATAGGTAAATCCAAACTTCCTTCCGATCCGATCTTCGGTTCCTTGTACAAAGAAGTCCAAAAAAATCTGGGAAAATACCTGAAACCGGAGGAGATCCGACTGATGGAATTCCTACAGCAAGGAATCTGGAGGGAATCTCTTCGCGACGAGATCCGATTCAAATTCGCCCGTTTAGGATTGGAAAGGCTGCACTATTGGAAACTCAAAAGCCTGATTCCGGATCTCGTCCTGCCCACTCGTTTTTTTATGGGATTGCGCTTTCGAAAGAGCCCTTTCGGAATCCCGGTGATCACATTGACTCCTTGCGATAATCAGAATCTACTTCCGGGAAAACACCTGAAGGAGTTCATCCGCTTGAACGAAAAGATCCGGCAGAATCCCATCCAGGACGCCCTCTTTCCCAAGTGGAAACTGAACTTCGACACTCATCGTTTCGGCGTGGTCAGTAAGGCGAAGCTGAAAAAAATCGCTCTGGATTTTCATCGGGTCATAGAGGTTACCCGTCACCTCGCCAATGAGGAAAAGTTGATTTTCGATATCCATTCGGAGAATATCATCATCACGATTCCCGATTTCGAATTGAAGATCTTCGATTATCACGTTTTTGACGAACACCTGTACGAACCGAGTAAGGAAAATCCTTCTCCGGAGGTGGATCACATCAATCTGATCAAGGAGTTCGTTCGTTCTTTCGAATTAGGTTGATTCTATTCGGATTTTGGTTATCAAGGAAGAGAGTGCATTTTTTCCGAGAATCATTTTTTCTTTCGTCTGGATTTGGAAAGATCCGCCAAGGATTTTAATCTCAATCGAAGTATCTGGCGGCACTCTTCCAACACGGCTTTTCCTTGTTGCGAGTCCAATTCGTTCGCAAACCGAACCAGGGTTCCCATGGTATGGCAAGTATAGAGCGCGAAGGGCCGTAAATCATTTTCCTTCAATCCTGGAAGACAGCGCAGTCCCGTTTTTACGATGAGTTCCGCGTTTCGGTGCGTGTCCAAATTATCCTCGGTGATCAGTTCGGGAACTGCTCTTGCTCCCGCCCAAAGATTTGCCAGGGCCGGATCTTTTTGGAAAAACTCCGCAAATTGTATGAGCGCTTTTTCTCCTAGGGATTCGAATTCCTCCGCATTTCGAACGGATTCCAATAAGGTCTTTGTGCCTTCGTTGATCCGGTCGTAATATTCCCGCATGATGGCAAGTAGCAGAGAGTTTTTTCCGGGAAAATATTGGTATAAGGAGCCGATCTGTATACCGGCCGACTGGGCGATCTCTCTCATACTCACCGCGTCGATTCCCCGTTTCCCGATCAGATCCCTAGCAGTTTTCAGGATCATATCCACTCTTTCCCTACTTCTGGATTGTACCGGGGTGCGAGGCTCCTGTTTCATACAGAAGCACGGTATCATTTTATCCCCTTCCTAGACTACTTTTTTCTTCCATTGGAGTTTTTTGTTTGACTCTCATTTTTAATGCGATCATTGATCATGTTTAAAATGAGAACAATGCTCATTTTAAGAGGAAAGGTATGAATGAGAAAATTGCAGTTCGACCGAATTCGAAAGAGTCCGGAGTTTATTGTATCGTAGGAGCGGGGCCGGCCGGATTGTCCATGGCAAGGTCCTTGGAGTCGAAAGGAATTCCGTTTCATATCTTCGAAAAGCATTCGAATGTCGGAGGCATTTGGGACATCGACAATCCCGGATCGCCGATGTACGAAAGCGCTCATTTTATCTCTTCCAAGTATCTTTCCAATTATGTGGATTTTCCGATGCCGGAGGATTATCCGGATTATCCTTCCAATCGTCAGATCCTGGCCTACCACCGTGCTTTTGCGAAGGAATACGATTTGTACAAGCATATTCGATTTAACACCTCGGTTCGTTCGATAGAAAAGAAAGGATCCAAATGGTCGGTCACTTTGGAGAATGGGGAAACTGCATTGTACGAAGGAGTGATCTGCGCGAGCGGAATTACCTGGTCTCCGAATGTGCCCAAGTTTCCCGGGCAAGACACTTTTAGGGGAGAGATCCTCCATAGTGTAAAATACAAAGAGCTATCCTTGTTCCGGGGAAAACGGGTATTGATCGTCGGGGCGGGAAACTCCGGTTGCGATATCGCCTGCGATGCCGGGGTCGCAGCGGATCAGGCTTTTATCAGCGTTAGACGAGGATATTATTTTATACCTAAACATATCTTGGGAATGCCTGCGGACGTTTTCGGCGACGGAGCCCATTGGATTCCGAATTGGTTCTCGCAATGGGTATTCGGAATCATCTTGAAATTCCTTGTGGGAGATCTGACGAAGTTGGGGCTTCGCGCACCCGATCATAAAATTTTCGAAACCCATCCGATCCTGAACGATCAACTCATACACAATCTGCGTCACGGAGACGTGATCGCAAAAGGGGACATCGCGCGTTTGGACGAAGAATACGTGGAGTTTCAGGACGGATCCAGAGAGAAGATCGATCTTATCGTTCTCGCAACCGGCTACCATTGGTCCATTCCGTACATGAACGAAACGTATTTCGAATGGAAGAACGGTCGGCCGGAACTCTATCTGACGCTTTTTAATCGCAACTATGAGAATCTCTACGCTTTGGGTTACATGGAGACCGACGGAGGGGCGTATAAGATGTTCGACGAAATGGCGAATCTGATCTCCTCTTATATAGAGGCGAAACGGAACGGGGACGCTTCCGCGGAAAAATTCGAACGTTTGATCCGAAGCGACCGGCCGTTATTGAACGGTGGAATCAAATACCTGAATACGGGACGCCATTCCGTTTACGTCAATCAGGTCGCGTTTAAAAAATACCGTTCCAAAATACAAAAGAAAATGGGTTGGCCGGAACTGAAAACCGGCCAATTTGAATCATTAAAAAAACGGAATGAATTTACGAAACCCGGCGAGCTCGTAGGAGCTAAGGTATAAGTTCACGTAGTTTTTCGGGTTCCTGGATTGCCAGGATTGCCCTGAGAGGAGGGAGGGATCGGAGAGTCATCCGGACAAATCTGGATACAAACTCGTTCTTCTGTGCTTCCCTCCCATCTTCAAAAACCGTTTACGGATCGACCTCGGATAAAAATCCTATCAATGGGGATATTTCCCCGGGGAAATCGGGAATGATAGATCGATATTCGAATCCGGAAATCGCTAAGATTTGGGAATTGGAGAATAAATTCGAAATCTGGAAGGAGATCGAAATCCTGGCCACCGAGGCAAGGATGAAAAAAGGAGAGGTCCCGAAAGAGGATTTCGAGGAAATCCGATCCAAGGCCAAATTCAAGGTGGATGAAATTTTGGAGATAGAATCCAAGGTCCATCATGACGTGATTGCCTTCTTAACGAATATGAATTCCTATATAGGTCCGGCCGGACGTCATGTACATTACGGACTAACGTCCTCGGATATAGGGGACACCGCTCTTTGTGTGCAGATGGTCCAAGCCATGGATCTGATTCTGAAAAAGACGGAAGAGCTCATTCTTGCCATTCGTGAAAAGGCGATCCAGTTCAAGGACCTTCCTTGCATCGGAAGATCCCACGGCATTCATGCTGAGCCCATGACCTTAGGTCTGAAGTTCGCCCTTTTTTACGAAGAGATGAAACGGAACCGGGATCGTTTGAAGGCCGCCAAAGAGGAGATTTCCGTAGGAAAACTTTCCGGAGCCGTCGGCACATACTCCAATATAGAACCTGACATAGAGGAGTATGTCTGCGGAAAGCTAGGCCTCAAGCCGGATCCGATCGCAACTCAAGTAGTATCACGCGATAGACATGCTGCCTATATGTCCGCGTTAGGAGTCACTGCGGCTAGTTTGGACCGCTTTGCAACGGAGATCCGTCTTTTGCAAAAAACGGAGGGAAGGGAAGTGGAGGAACCGTTCGCTGCGGGACAAAAAGGATCTTCAGCCATGCCTCACAAACGGAACCCGGTGATCTGCGAGAGAATTTCCGGAATTTCAAGAGTGATCCGGTCCAATGTTCAGACCGCATTGCAAAACGTCCCGCTTTGGCATGAAAGGGATATTTCCCATTCTTCCGCAGAAAGAATCGTGATCCCGGACTCTACGATCGCGTTGGAATATATTTTGGATAAGATGCTCTTTGTGGTCAGGAACCTCCATGTTTACCCTGACGCGATCGCGAGAACTTTAGGAATCACAAGGGGTTTGATTTTTTCCCAGAAGGTGCTTTTACATCTTATAGAAAAAGGCGGAATCACCAGAGAGGACGCTTATGTGATCGTACAAGGACACGCGATGGAAGTTTGGGCGGATCCGGGTAAAAATCTGAAGGATTGTCTCGCCGCCGATCCCAAGGTCCAAAATGCGTTAAGCAAAGCGGACTTGGAGGAGATTTTCAGGATCGAACCTTACCTATCAAAGGTGGGATTGATTTATAAGAGACTTGGCCTAGATTGAGTCTTATGCCCAAGCACGCGATTTTAGGTTTAGGTTATACCGGTCTGCGAGTACTGGAATCGTTACAGGAAGAGTTTCAGATATCCTCTTTTTCCCGTGAGACGACGGTCGCCGACTCCGAAATTTATGATTTCGGCAACGCGGAAACCGTCCGAAAGTTCGTCGGCGAATACGAAAATTCCCCTTTCGATTCCTTGATTATTACGTTTCCCTTACATTCCATTCCTACGAAATACGTTTTGCCGAAGGCTTTCTCGAAAGTCTCCCGTCGGAAATGGCTTTTGGGAACTACTAGCATCTACAGGAGAGAGGGGGAAATTCGGGAAAGCACGCCTAAGAATCCGGAGCACGAACGATTCGAAATCGAAGAGAAATTTCTGGAATCGGGGGGAAAAATACTTCGCCTGAGCGGAATCTACGGACCTTCTCGGAATCCGGCGGATTGGATCCGCAAGGGATTGGTTCGGAAATCCAAGAGGCAATTGAACCTATGTCATATCTCGGATATCACCGAAGTCATAAAGGGAATTCTATCGGATTCGCAGGACATACTCCCCCCCGAATTGGTTTTTTCGGACAACCAATGGCATACTTGGTGGGAAATCTTCCAATTTTTAGAGGAAAAAGGTCGTATATCCAACTATCCCGAAGTCGAGCCCGATCGAGAAGACGCGTTCGTAGATAGCGATCTGATTCGGAAATTTCTTCCTGGTTTACAAACAAAGGACTTTTGGAGAGAGTTGGAAAAACTGGAAGAGTCCCCTTGATCTCCGAGATCACAAATATCCTTCATTATTTTTGTCTCTCCAACCTGATTTTCCTGATAGGGTTGTTCGCTTGGAAATACAATTACGATCTCAGGATCCGCATTGCGGCCGGATTTTCATTCGGAATCGTTTCCTACATTATCCTCAGTCTGGATCCGGATCTGAGGATTTCCTTTCCGCTCCGTATCGTATTGTTTGCTGGGTTGCTCAGTTTGCCGTTCTTTTTTTGGATCCTGAGTTCGGCGATTTTTAAGGACCATTTCCGGCTCAAAGCCTGGCATTGGCTTTTGCTTTTCGGGAAGATTGCCGTTTCCGCCTTACTCGTCTATCCGGTTTTGGACCAGATCAGCATGAGGGGACCCATAGAGTCGGAAACGGTTTTGGCTCATATCATCGTTCCCACTTTGATCTCTCTGGCTTTCGTTTTATTCGCGATCTTTCAGACATACTCGGGTCGTAAGGACGATTTGGTGGAAACACGCAGGAGATTACGCGAAGTACATATACTGATGACAGGGAGCGTGATCACGTTCGGAATCTTTTCCCACTTGATCCTGAGGGGAAAAACGCTGTCGGAAGTTTTGGATTTGATCAACGTCCTGCTCGCATGGGGATTGATCCTTGCGTTCATGTATTTGGTACTGGAATTGAAGGATGGTCTTGTCGATCCGGAACCCTCGATAGAAGCGGACGAAGAAGAAAGGACCGTCCAAGCGGATCCGATCCTCAAGAAGAAACTGGTGCTGGCCTTCGAAGAGGAAAAACTCTATCGCAAGGAAGGACTGACCATCGGTCAATTGGCGGAGGATCTGGAAGTGCAGGAATACAAGTTAAGACGACTGATCAACCAAGCCATGGGTTTCCGCAACTTTCCGGATTTCTTAAACCGGTACAGAATCCAGGAAGCTTGCGAAATCCTGCTGGATCCGGAAAAAGACGAATTGCCCATCATTCGGATCGCCATGGATTTGGGCTATCAATCCCTGGGCCCCTTCAATCGCGCATTTAAGGAACTCACCGGGGTGACCCCTACGGAGTTTCGTAAAAATCGAGAAAGACAATTGCAGACCTAATTTCCGCCTGAAATCCTCTCCGATTTCGGAATCGGCTAGAGTTTTTCAGGATTGTCTGGCCTCGGAAAGGTCTCATCGTATAGAATCAAAGGACGAAAAACCTGAACTCGAGGTGAACCATGACGGAATTAGTGCAGAAATACGGATTGGACGGTTATTATCTTTTTTCCCTTGTCACCCTTTGGGTGAGATACTTGATCATGGCGGGGTTGGCATACGTTTTCGTCTGGCTGCTCTTCCGTGATAAATTGAAACATAGGATCATCCAATCCAAACTTCCGGAAGCGGACAAGATCTGGCACGAACTCAAATATTCCGCGCTAACTTTGTTCATCTTTGCTGCCTCGGGAGTGCTGGTGTATCTGATGAAAGAGCAGGGATGGACTTTATTGTACGATAAGGTTTCCGATTACGGGGTCCCGTATCTGGTCTTCAGCATCGTGGCCCTGATACTCTTGCACGACACGTATTTTTATTGGACTCACCGTCTTATGCACCATCCTGTTCTATTCAAAAGAATGCATTTGGTGCACCATAAATCCACCAATCCTTCCCCCTGGGCCGCTTTTTCCTTTCATCCATACGAAGCCGTTATAGAGGCGGGAATCGTTCCCCTAGCGGCGCTGATTCTGCCCTTGCATTCCGCGGCTCTGCTCGTCTTCTTTTTTTACAGCAATTTTCTGAACGTGTTAGGACACCTTTCTTTCGAGCTGTTTCCGAAAGGGTTTTTAGACAACAGGTTCCTGAGCTGGCACAACACTACGACGCATCATAACATGCATCATAAATACTTTAACTGCAATTACGGACTTTATTTCAACATTTGGGATAGGTTGATGGGAACGAATCACGTCAAATACAAAGAGACGTTCCGAGAAGTGACGAATCGGCTTCCTGAAGAAGCGCCGGATGCGAGACCGCAGGGAGCCGGAGTATAAACCGGTACTTTAGCTTAACATAGGAAATCTGACTCGAGTGGCGGTTCCTTTCGGACAAGGGATATCGGTGACGGTTCCTTTCAACTGCTTTGCCAACAGATCCACCAGCTCGAGTCCCATGGTATCCAGAGCGTCTTTCCGATTCTCTTTTCCTCCTCCGTTGTCGCTGACTTCCAAGTGGATCCAGGAATCTTCCCTGTAAAAGGAGATTCCCAGGCGCTTCGGTTCGGAGGAAGATCTGTCCGCGAACGCGTGCTTAAGAGTATTCGTAACCAATTCGTTTAATATGAGTCCGATGGGGATAAAGGCATTCTGTTTCACAGGAATGGATTCGCATCTTAGGTCTATACCTATATCGTTATGATCGAAACCGTAGGATCGTAGGAGACTCTCCACCAATTTACTGACATATTCCGGAAAAAATTCGTCGCTTACCGACATCCTCCCGTATAGGGATTCGTGCACGTAAGCCATAGACTGTATTCGGTTTTGGCTTTCGAGCAACACGGATTTCGGTTCGAGGTTTTCGCTCTTATCCAATTGGAGGGAAAGAAGACTGGAGAGGACTTGAAGATAGTTTTTGACTCTG
This genomic interval from Leptospira fletcheri contains the following:
- a CDS encoding extracellular solute-binding protein; this encodes MRNTILFLAVLVCIGSLLGCGEKEESDNGTVVKDQPWEGALGSIPESLRTPNPMVSSNAKKGGTLRIYSHQFPKSLNYYLEQFSTTAEIFQTMYEPLLDYHPISLEPIPHLASSWKISPDKKKFTFKIDRNAKWSDGKPVTAKDVVFTYDTLMSKENNTAVFRIGLARFEKPKVIGEFEVEFTQKEIHWSNFETVAHSLFILPEHHFQGKDFNKENFEFPVVSGPYELLSAKKGRYIRLKRRGDYWMRAYPFYKGSDNFDVLLFKVYTEEAVAFQAFKKGDIDIYPVYKAYTWVKEAIGETFDKNYIVKQKVYNDKPIGFQGWVFNMRRPPFDDVRVRKAIAHLVDRKLLVEKLAFNEYDLTDAYYTGVWPSNTSPNPPIEYDPAKARKLLSDAGWKPNAKGILEKNGKEFKFSILDRDKGTEKYFTVFIERAKELGIQAAIDFTDLAEWSSRMDKYDFDMTWAAWGGGLFPDPEPMWFSAYADENGQNNLAGFKSQEVDQLIREQKTEFDVKRRSEILRKIDKALTKEVPYVLLWNTKSTRLLYWNRFGSPTNSLGKYSGENGANHLWWLEENKLELLTASKKTKTALPAYSPVLKYSPLN
- a CDS encoding TetR/AcrR family transcriptional regulator; its protein translation is MIPCFCMKQEPRTPVQSRSRERVDMILKTARDLIGKRGIDAVSMREIAQSAGIQIGSLYQYFPGKNSLLLAIMREYYDRINEGTKTLLESVRNAEEFESLGEKALIQFAEFFQKDPALANLWAGARAVPELITEDNLDTHRNAELIVKTGLRCLPGLKENDLRPFALYTCHTMGTLVRFANELDSQQGKAVLEECRQILRLRLKSLADLSKSRRKKK
- a CDS encoding flavin-containing monooxygenase, which encodes MNEKIAVRPNSKESGVYCIVGAGPAGLSMARSLESKGIPFHIFEKHSNVGGIWDIDNPGSPMYESAHFISSKYLSNYVDFPMPEDYPDYPSNRQILAYHRAFAKEYDLYKHIRFNTSVRSIEKKGSKWSVTLENGETALYEGVICASGITWSPNVPKFPGQDTFRGEILHSVKYKELSLFRGKRVLIVGAGNSGCDIACDAGVAADQAFISVRRGYYFIPKHILGMPADVFGDGAHWIPNWFSQWVFGIILKFLVGDLTKLGLRAPDHKIFETHPILNDQLIHNLRHGDVIAKGDIARLDEEYVEFQDGSREKIDLIVLATGYHWSIPYMNETYFEWKNGRPELYLTLFNRNYENLYALGYMETDGGAYKMFDEMANLISSYIEAKRNGDASAEKFERLIRSDRPLLNGGIKYLNTGRHSVYVNQVAFKKYRSKIQKKMGWPELKTGQFESLKKRNEFTKPGELVGAKV
- the purB gene encoding adenylosuccinate lyase — encoded protein: MIDRYSNPEIAKIWELENKFEIWKEIEILATEARMKKGEVPKEDFEEIRSKAKFKVDEILEIESKVHHDVIAFLTNMNSYIGPAGRHVHYGLTSSDIGDTALCVQMVQAMDLILKKTEELILAIREKAIQFKDLPCIGRSHGIHAEPMTLGLKFALFYEEMKRNRDRLKAAKEEISVGKLSGAVGTYSNIEPDIEEYVCGKLGLKPDPIATQVVSRDRHAAYMSALGVTAASLDRFATEIRLLQKTEGREVEEPFAAGQKGSSAMPHKRNPVICERISGISRVIRSNVQTALQNVPLWHERDISHSSAERIVIPDSTIALEYILDKMLFVVRNLHVYPDAIARTLGITRGLIFSQKVLLHLIEKGGITREDAYVIVQGHAMEVWADPGKNLKDCLAADPKVQNALSKADLEEIFRIEPYLSKVGLIYKRLGLD
- a CDS encoding helix-turn-helix transcriptional regulator yields the protein MISEITNILHYFCLSNLIFLIGLFAWKYNYDLRIRIAAGFSFGIVSYIILSLDPDLRISFPLRIVLFAGLLSLPFFFWILSSAIFKDHFRLKAWHWLLLFGKIAVSALLVYPVLDQISMRGPIESETVLAHIIVPTLISLAFVLFAIFQTYSGRKDDLVETRRRLREVHILMTGSVITFGIFSHLILRGKTLSEVLDLINVLLAWGLILAFMYLVLELKDGLVDPEPSIEADEEERTVQADPILKKKLVLAFEEEKLYRKEGLTIGQLAEDLEVQEYKLRRLINQAMGFRNFPDFLNRYRIQEACEILLDPEKDELPIIRIAMDLGYQSLGPFNRAFKELTGVTPTEFRKNRERQLQT
- a CDS encoding sterol desaturase family protein, whose protein sequence is MTELVQKYGLDGYYLFSLVTLWVRYLIMAGLAYVFVWLLFRDKLKHRIIQSKLPEADKIWHELKYSALTLFIFAASGVLVYLMKEQGWTLLYDKVSDYGVPYLVFSIVALILLHDTYFYWTHRLMHHPVLFKRMHLVHHKSTNPSPWAAFSFHPYEAVIEAGIVPLAALILPLHSAALLVFFFYSNFLNVLGHLSFELFPKGFLDNRFLSWHNTTTHHNMHHKYFNCNYGLYFNIWDRLMGTNHVKYKETFREVTNRLPEEAPDARPQGAGV